Proteins encoded by one window of Aphis gossypii isolate Hap1 chromosome X, ASM2018417v2, whole genome shotgun sequence:
- the LOC126551654 gene encoding uncharacterized protein LOC126551654 produces the protein MDDTYLYVTAGYVDDCKITQMQYNSFTPYSNTSFSYNDQIRINIQNMESYSLPCESYIYIEGKLRKPYDAEGDVRFSNNGLAFLFSEMRYEINGIEIQKLKSPGVSSCLKAYCSYTPSDLNTLDNCAWDSGMDGEDNKNFMSNDVFTGCVPLRHLFGFCEDYKKILLNCNQQLILNRSSTDLDALRMTQTGTPENVEKNKKITIELIKVIWKMTCSMT, from the coding sequence ATGGAtgacacatatttatatgtaacgGCCGGTTATGTCGACGATTGTAAAATAACGCAAATGCAATATAATTCGTTCACGCCGTATTCAAACACGTCTTTTTCATACAATGAtcaaattagaataaatattcaaaatatggaaTCTTACTCTCTACCGTGTgaaagttatatttacattgaagGAAAGCTAAGAAAACCTTACGACGCTGAAGGAGACGTACGTTTTTCGAATAATGGTTTGGCATTTTTATTCTCCGAAATGCGATATGAAATAAACGgaatagaaatacaaaaattgaaatcacCCGGAGTATCGTCTTGCCTGAAAGCATACTGTTCATATACACCAAGTGACTTGAATACGTTAGACAATTGTGCTTGGGACTCGGGCATGGACGgcgaagataataaaaattttatgagcaACGATGTATTTACCGGTTGTGTACCTCTAAGACATTTATTCGGATTTTgcgaagattataaaaaaatattactaaattgcAATCAACAACTGATTTTAAATCGCTCGTCTACCGATTTAGACGCATTACGTATGACGCAAACCGGAACCCCCGAaaacgttgaaaaaaataaaaaaattacgattgAATTGATTAAAGTGATATGGAAGATGACTTGTAGTATGACTTGA